Proteins from one Planctomycetota bacterium genomic window:
- a CDS encoding RidA family protein, with the protein MSAEQQLKDHNLVLPPAPKPAGVYKPVVYIGNLAYVSGHGPLKNDGSMHTGRVGGDLTQQQGYDAARQTGLAILATLRASLGSLDRVKRVIKVLGMVQCTPEFAAQPAVINGCSELFAQVFGSDNGVGARSAVGMNALPSNIAVEIEVIFEVDPPK; encoded by the coding sequence ATGAGCGCTGAACAACAACTCAAAGATCACAACCTCGTCCTCCCCCCCGCGCCCAAGCCGGCCGGCGTCTACAAGCCGGTCGTGTACATCGGCAATCTGGCCTATGTGTCGGGGCACGGCCCCTTGAAGAACGATGGTTCGATGCACACCGGCCGCGTCGGCGGCGACTTAACCCAGCAGCAAGGCTACGATGCCGCGCGGCAGACGGGCCTGGCCATCCTGGCCACGCTGCGAGCCAGCCTGGGGAGCCTGGACCGCGTGAAGCGCGTGATCAAGGTGCTGGGCATGGTGCAGTGCACCCCCGAGTTCGCCGCCCAGCCGGCCGTGATCAACGGCTGCAGCGAGCTGTTCGCCCAGGTATTCGGCAGCGACAACGGCGTGGGTGCCCGCAGCGCGGTCGGCATGAACGCCCTGCCCTCGAACATCGCGGTCGAAATCGAAGTGATCTTTGAAGTCGATCCGCCCAAGTAA